A DNA window from Ctenopharyngodon idella isolate HZGC_01 chromosome 8, HZGC01, whole genome shotgun sequence contains the following coding sequences:
- the prdm2a gene encoding PR domain zinc finger protein 2 isoform X2: MWRSDDIVEEERHSMPSEAFLQQPEFQDDHSDEAVLHSILEPEGGEIERTDEKMDCKDKQNPQLFQNASQPVSQNVANHNQACQASDFEHAGMIKQDYRTDLPLNDTKADLDPGTKLQGELPCPRCERKFSSSQGLQRHIQTHALSTCHTQRFKCNRCRRTFSTLFSRRRHEKRHENRNKKMNDHTIATCTASQIVPGSGEPLKTASQNPQPNKCINAADGEQKDDKNSHFKASHVCKYCKKAFRTHTCLKRHQRRIHEHQLLPRGVYKKIKITQAPEGQQLVETDSQTANPQCAEDIDKEKEYMVDISSNISENLSFYIDGKIVSTSAVSNCEVIEMNSGGSAVIGLNAVIISPAQITQALKLETNNNSFNPDLSGQSSTRRRTSTPPLLPQIKTELESESILSTSSSSLSSLSLSSTSGAPLVTAHLPQCIETVAFHKEKTVYLSPKLKQLLQNQDGSKQSFALISDGHKLGPPLSLTVLPATTTRFKRRTTSPPSSQQQNSDLNVEKQDQDSTKAKMSKLESHELSILGTEETEPLNVPINSSDGAQMQQQILPLDCSVSRTGGNSCNQQPLDLSNSVGKRDSSDSLAESILDLSISGKSLDCDSAGVYLTQPALRKNKPNSIMLQKVLMNEYGGVDNPSVEDSDAAGVVSAPDLTNLAVMPVSDASPPNPERLLFELSLPPASIHSTPPLLTPVTIHPAASVPPSHGSPSSSPTFVSFLSTPTVEPNQDIQTLHSTFLVSDTVPPAGSIEDCADNPVHLSQGDLKMTIPDWVSSAPGGLESLIPAAPSLTLQGPHWVADPAICELAQRTLVVDSVLASDTQIFSPSLPINQSNITSLTFPPNTVVIEYTVALQSTENILPAPQANPVQCLSDKFPVDALQQEPYVPSEPQPLSQDTTLLYEQSTQSAPIEQSSSSTDGTPTLTASTSVIKAENKDEDQDNVQSSDCSKQENTIEDELTPLHPFCKNFMCNVCEEPFQSMKILSQHVGEHSKEWPYKCEFCVQLFKSDTGLLEHRSSYHGIGKIYVCKTCSKEFAFLCNLEQHQRDLHPGQECSHTEVVHGKLRPENHNSPKTDMTDPGLPIEEIKQESDNTTTKAEEDALDNSSEELFTTIKIMASGGVKPKGPDVRLGINQHYPSFKPPPFPYHNRTPTGTTAASATNFTTHNIPQTFSTAIRCTKCGKSFDNMPELHKHILACANASDKKRYTPKKNPIPLKQFAKAQNGVLSPARIVNSRQNLSQKVGQPKKLNFHESPVKIKMSVLNKKKSQLVQRGRPVGGRRAFAQDDLDIFACPHCSREFTYNASLKKHVAFSCPMRPTSRNSKKRTLSVVSAQENNGSLRRQIANMSAKPQGSSHGPKTITKSQIIKQNAAVDATQDFRLKRSSILSTSVVQSNKKSKPILNSSFLPQMDSKQIVLSSVAQVNSQEPGVRVHVLGRKMEQRVGDVKLQPRRDDRLSLRLRERVGGPITRSVQQASTTTTVLKQPDSHNIIMHPVILQVKK; the protein is encoded by the exons ATGTGGAGATCAGATGACA TTGTGGAAGAGGAGAGACATAGTATGCCATCAGAGGCTTTTCTCCAGCAACCTGAGTTTCAAGATGACCACTCTGATGAAGCTGTACTTCATAGCATCTTGGAGCCAGAAGGGGGAGAGATAGAAAGAACCGATGAAAAGATGGATTGCAAAGACAAACAGAACCCTCAATTGTTTCAGAATGCAAGCCAGCCTGTGTCCCAAAATGTAGCTAATCATAATCAAGCCTGTCAGGCAAGTGACTTTGAGCATGCTGGAATGATAAAACAGGATTATAGGACTGATTTGCCTTTAAATGACACTAAGGCTGACCTTGACCCTGGTACTAAACTCCAGGGTGAATTGCCCTGTCCTCGCTGTGAGAGAAAGTTTTCGAGTAGTCAAGGCCTGCAGCGGCACATACAAACACATGCTCTTTCAACCTGCCACACACAGCGGTTTAAATGCAATCGCTGCAGAAGGACCTTCAGTACACTGTTTAGTCGTCGGAGGCATGAGAAAAGGCATGAAAATAGAAACAAGAAGATGAATGATCACACAATTGCCACTTGCACTGCTAGTCAGATTGTCCCTGGCAGTGGTGAACCTTTGAAAACAGCATCACAAAACCCACAGCCAAACAAGTGCATTAATGCAGCTGATGGTGAACAAAAGGATGATAAAAACAGTCATTTCAAAGCCTCACATGTCTGCAAGTACTGCAAAAAAGCATTTAGGACTCATACTTGTCTGAAGAGACATCAGCGCAGGATCCATGAGCACCAGCTTCTTCCAAGAGGAGTTTATAAGAAGATCAAAATCACTCAAGCACCTGAAGGACAGCAGCTTGTtgagacagacagtcagactgCTAACCCACAGTGTGCAGAGGACATTGATAAGGAAAAGGAATACATGGTTGACATCTCCAGTAATATTTCAGAGAATCTCAGCTTCTACATAGATGGGAAAATTGTCTCGACGAGTGCTGTAAGTAACTGTGAGGTGATTGAGATGAACTCTGGGGGTTCTGCTGTGATTGGATTGAATGCGGTTATAATCAGTCCAGCTCAAATTACACAAGCTCTTAAATTAGAAACCAATAATAACAGTTTCAACCCTGACCTGTCTGGACAATCCTCAACGAGACGAAGGACATCTACCCCACCTTTACTCccacaaataaaaacagaattagAGTCTGAATCCATCTTGAGTACCTCATCATCTTCCTTGTCATCTTTATCATTGTCCTCCACATCTGGAGCTCCACTGGTCACTGCTCATTTACCTCAGTGCATTGAGACAGTTGCCTTTCACAAGGAAAAAACTGTCTATCTGTCTCCCAAACTTAAGCAGCTCCTGCAGAATCAGGATGGCAGTAAACAATCATTTGCGTTAATTTCTGATGGCCACAAACTGGGTCCTCCCTTATCCCTGACTGTTTTACCTGCAACAACAACTAGATTTAAGAGAAGGACAACCTCCCCTCCCAGCTCACAACAGCAAAACTCTGATCTGAATGTAGAAAAGCAAGATCAGGATTCTACAAAAGCCAAGATGTCAAAGTTGGAGAGCCATGAGTTGAGCATCTTGGGCACTGAAGAAACTGAGCCTTTAAATGTACCCATAAACAGCTCTGATGGAGCTCAAATGCAGCAACAGATCTTGCCATTGGACTGCTCTGTATCAAGAACAGGTGGAAACTCCTGTAATCAACAGCCATTGGACCTCTCCAACTCTGTGGGTAAGCGAGACAGCAGTGACTCCTTAGCAGAGTCCATTCTGGACTTAAGTATTAGTGGAAAGAGTTTAGACTGTGACTCTGCTGGAGTCTACCTCACTCAGCCTGCTTTGAGGAAGAATAAACCTAACTCTATTATGCTTCAGAAGGTGCTTATGAATGAGTATGGTGGGGTAGACAATCCTTCAGTTGAAGATTCAGATGCTGCAGGTGTCGTCAGTGCTCCTGACCTAACAAACCTTGCAGTTATGCCAGTGTCTGATGCAAGTCCACCAAACCCTGAAAGGCTTTTGTTTGAGTTGTCTCTTCCTCCTGCCTCAATCCATTCAACCCCTCCATTGCTCACTCCTGTCACTATCCATCCAGCTGCCTCAGTCCCTCCAAGTCACGGTTCACCTTCTTCATCTCCAACTTTTGTATCCTTTCTATCAACTCCCACAGTGGAACCCAATCAGGACATTCAAACTCTCCATTCAACTTTCCTGGTATCTGACACTGTACCACCCGCAGGGTCTATAGAAGACTGCGCTGATAATCCTGTACATCTTTCACAGGGTGATTTGAAAATGACAATCCCTGACTGGGTGTCCTCTGCTCCTGGAGGTCTGGAGAGCCTTATACCTGCAGCCCCTTCACTGACTTTACAAGGCCCTCATTGGGTCGCTGATCCTGCCATATGTGAACTAGCTCAAAGAACTTTGGTTGTAGACTCTGTATTAGCTTCTGATACACAGATATTTTCTCCATCTCTGCCTATTAACCAGTCCAACATCACATCCTTGACTTTTCCTCCAAACACTGTTGTTATTGAGTATACAGTTGCACTGCAATCTACAGAAAATATTCTCCCAGCTCCCCAAGCTAATCCTGTTCAATGCCTCTCAGATAAATTTCCTGTTGATGCATTACAGCAAGAACCTTATGTCCCATCTGAGCCACAACCTCTCAGTCAAGACACCACCCTACTTTATGAGCAATCCACACAGTCGGCACCTATAGAGCAGTCATCAAGCTCTACAGATGGTACACCGACCCTCACGGCCTCCACTAGTGTTATTAAAGCAGAGAACAAAGACGAGGATCAGGACAATGTCCAGTCCTCTGATTGTTCTAAGCAGGAAAACACAATTGAAGATGAGTTAACTCCCTTGCATCCTTTTTGCAAGAACTTTATGTGCAATGTTTGTGAAGAGCCCTTCCAGTCCATGAAGATTCTCAGTCAACATGTAGGTGAACACTCTAAGGAGTGGCCctataaatgtgaattttgtgtACAGTTGTTTAAGAGCGACACAGGTTTGCTGGAGCACCGTTCCAGTTATCATGGAATTGGTAAAATTTATGTTTGTAAAACATGTTCTAAGGAATTTGCTTTCCTCTGCAACTTGGAACAGCATCAGCGAGATCTCCATCCCGGTCAAGAGTGCTCACACACCGAAGTAGTACATGGCAAGTTAAGACCTGAAAACCATAACAGTCCCAAAACTGACATGACTGATCCAGGCCTTCCAATCGAAGAAATCAAGCAAGAATCTGACAACACAACCACTAAAGCAGAGGAGGATGCCTTGGACAACTCTTCTGAAGAGCTGTTTACAACAATAAAAATCATGGCATCTGGAGGGGTCAAACCAAAAGGCCCAGATGTACGTCTAGGCATTAACCAACACTACCCAAGTTTCAAACCGCCTCCTTTTCCATACCATAATCGAACACCAACTGGGACGACAGCAGCATCAGCCACTAACTTTACCACCCACAATATCCCTCAGACCTTCAGCACAGCCATTCGTTGCACCAAGTGTGGTAAGAGCTTTGACAACATGCCCGAACTGCACAAGCACATCTTAGCCTGTGCTAATGCTAGTGACAAAAAGCGCTACACTCCTAAAAAGAACCCTATACCACTTAAGCAGTTTGCAAAAGCACAAAATGGGGTGTTATCACCTGCAAGGATTGTTAATAGTAGGCAGAATCTCTCTCAAAAGGTCGGACAACCGAAAAAACTGAACTTTCACGAATCGCCAGTTAAGATAAAAATGAGTGTCCTGAATAAGAAGAAATCTCAGCTGGTGCAAAGGGGTAGACCTGTTGGGGGGAGAAGGGCCTTTGCTCAGGATGACCTAGACATTTTTGCATGTCCTCACTGTAGCAGGGAGTTCACATACAACGCTAGCTTAAAGAAACATGTAGCTTTTAGCTGCCCCATGAGGCCGACCAGTAGAAACTCCAAGAAAAGAACACTCAGTGTCGTCTCAGCCCAGGAGAACAACGGGAGCCTTCGGAGACAAATTGCAAATATGAGTGCAAAGCCACAAGGGTCAAGCCATGGgccaaaaacaataacaaagagtCAGATCATCAAGCAAAATGCAGCAGTTGATGCCACTCAGGATTTTAGGCTTAAAAGATCTTCCATTCTGTCAACATCTGTGGTTCAatctaataaaaaaagcaaGCCTATTTTAAATAGCAGCTTTTTGCCGCAGATGGATTCAAAGCAGATAGTCCTCTCCTCAGTTGCTCAGGTTAACTCTCAGGAGCCAGGTGTTCGGGTACATGTTTTGGGTAGAAAAATGGAGCAGAGAGTGGGCGACGTCAAGCTACAGCCCAGAAGAGATGACCGTTTGTCTCTGAGGTTGAGAGAGAGAGTAGGAGGACCTATTACTCGAAGTGTACAGCAGGCCAGCACCACAACAACAGTCCTTAAACAGCCAGACAGTCACAACATCATCATGCATCCTGTCATTCTTCAAGTCAAGAAATGA
- the prdm2a gene encoding PR domain zinc finger protein 2 isoform X1 — translation MTACSYVSVVEEERHSMPSEAFLQQPEFQDDHSDEAVLHSILEPEGGEIERTDEKMDCKDKQNPQLFQNASQPVSQNVANHNQACQASDFEHAGMIKQDYRTDLPLNDTKADLDPGTKLQGELPCPRCERKFSSSQGLQRHIQTHALSTCHTQRFKCNRCRRTFSTLFSRRRHEKRHENRNKKMNDHTIATCTASQIVPGSGEPLKTASQNPQPNKCINAADGEQKDDKNSHFKASHVCKYCKKAFRTHTCLKRHQRRIHEHQLLPRGVYKKIKITQAPEGQQLVETDSQTANPQCAEDIDKEKEYMVDISSNISENLSFYIDGKIVSTSAVSNCEVIEMNSGGSAVIGLNAVIISPAQITQALKLETNNNSFNPDLSGQSSTRRRTSTPPLLPQIKTELESESILSTSSSSLSSLSLSSTSGAPLVTAHLPQCIETVAFHKEKTVYLSPKLKQLLQNQDGSKQSFALISDGHKLGPPLSLTVLPATTTRFKRRTTSPPSSQQQNSDLNVEKQDQDSTKAKMSKLESHELSILGTEETEPLNVPINSSDGAQMQQQILPLDCSVSRTGGNSCNQQPLDLSNSVGKRDSSDSLAESILDLSISGKSLDCDSAGVYLTQPALRKNKPNSIMLQKVLMNEYGGVDNPSVEDSDAAGVVSAPDLTNLAVMPVSDASPPNPERLLFELSLPPASIHSTPPLLTPVTIHPAASVPPSHGSPSSSPTFVSFLSTPTVEPNQDIQTLHSTFLVSDTVPPAGSIEDCADNPVHLSQGDLKMTIPDWVSSAPGGLESLIPAAPSLTLQGPHWVADPAICELAQRTLVVDSVLASDTQIFSPSLPINQSNITSLTFPPNTVVIEYTVALQSTENILPAPQANPVQCLSDKFPVDALQQEPYVPSEPQPLSQDTTLLYEQSTQSAPIEQSSSSTDGTPTLTASTSVIKAENKDEDQDNVQSSDCSKQENTIEDELTPLHPFCKNFMCNVCEEPFQSMKILSQHVGEHSKEWPYKCEFCVQLFKSDTGLLEHRSSYHGIGKIYVCKTCSKEFAFLCNLEQHQRDLHPGQECSHTEVVHGKLRPENHNSPKTDMTDPGLPIEEIKQESDNTTTKAEEDALDNSSEELFTTIKIMASGGVKPKGPDVRLGINQHYPSFKPPPFPYHNRTPTGTTAASATNFTTHNIPQTFSTAIRCTKCGKSFDNMPELHKHILACANASDKKRYTPKKNPIPLKQFAKAQNGVLSPARIVNSRQNLSQKVGQPKKLNFHESPVKIKMSVLNKKKSQLVQRGRPVGGRRAFAQDDLDIFACPHCSREFTYNASLKKHVAFSCPMRPTSRNSKKRTLSVVSAQENNGSLRRQIANMSAKPQGSSHGPKTITKSQIIKQNAAVDATQDFRLKRSSILSTSVVQSNKKSKPILNSSFLPQMDSKQIVLSSVAQVNSQEPGVRVHVLGRKMEQRVGDVKLQPRRDDRLSLRLRERVGGPITRSVQQASTTTTVLKQPDSHNIIMHPVILQVKK, via the exons ATGACA GCATGTTCATATGTTTCAGTTGTGGAAGAGGAGAGACATAGTATGCCATCAGAGGCTTTTCTCCAGCAACCTGAGTTTCAAGATGACCACTCTGATGAAGCTGTACTTCATAGCATCTTGGAGCCAGAAGGGGGAGAGATAGAAAGAACCGATGAAAAGATGGATTGCAAAGACAAACAGAACCCTCAATTGTTTCAGAATGCAAGCCAGCCTGTGTCCCAAAATGTAGCTAATCATAATCAAGCCTGTCAGGCAAGTGACTTTGAGCATGCTGGAATGATAAAACAGGATTATAGGACTGATTTGCCTTTAAATGACACTAAGGCTGACCTTGACCCTGGTACTAAACTCCAGGGTGAATTGCCCTGTCCTCGCTGTGAGAGAAAGTTTTCGAGTAGTCAAGGCCTGCAGCGGCACATACAAACACATGCTCTTTCAACCTGCCACACACAGCGGTTTAAATGCAATCGCTGCAGAAGGACCTTCAGTACACTGTTTAGTCGTCGGAGGCATGAGAAAAGGCATGAAAATAGAAACAAGAAGATGAATGATCACACAATTGCCACTTGCACTGCTAGTCAGATTGTCCCTGGCAGTGGTGAACCTTTGAAAACAGCATCACAAAACCCACAGCCAAACAAGTGCATTAATGCAGCTGATGGTGAACAAAAGGATGATAAAAACAGTCATTTCAAAGCCTCACATGTCTGCAAGTACTGCAAAAAAGCATTTAGGACTCATACTTGTCTGAAGAGACATCAGCGCAGGATCCATGAGCACCAGCTTCTTCCAAGAGGAGTTTATAAGAAGATCAAAATCACTCAAGCACCTGAAGGACAGCAGCTTGTtgagacagacagtcagactgCTAACCCACAGTGTGCAGAGGACATTGATAAGGAAAAGGAATACATGGTTGACATCTCCAGTAATATTTCAGAGAATCTCAGCTTCTACATAGATGGGAAAATTGTCTCGACGAGTGCTGTAAGTAACTGTGAGGTGATTGAGATGAACTCTGGGGGTTCTGCTGTGATTGGATTGAATGCGGTTATAATCAGTCCAGCTCAAATTACACAAGCTCTTAAATTAGAAACCAATAATAACAGTTTCAACCCTGACCTGTCTGGACAATCCTCAACGAGACGAAGGACATCTACCCCACCTTTACTCccacaaataaaaacagaattagAGTCTGAATCCATCTTGAGTACCTCATCATCTTCCTTGTCATCTTTATCATTGTCCTCCACATCTGGAGCTCCACTGGTCACTGCTCATTTACCTCAGTGCATTGAGACAGTTGCCTTTCACAAGGAAAAAACTGTCTATCTGTCTCCCAAACTTAAGCAGCTCCTGCAGAATCAGGATGGCAGTAAACAATCATTTGCGTTAATTTCTGATGGCCACAAACTGGGTCCTCCCTTATCCCTGACTGTTTTACCTGCAACAACAACTAGATTTAAGAGAAGGACAACCTCCCCTCCCAGCTCACAACAGCAAAACTCTGATCTGAATGTAGAAAAGCAAGATCAGGATTCTACAAAAGCCAAGATGTCAAAGTTGGAGAGCCATGAGTTGAGCATCTTGGGCACTGAAGAAACTGAGCCTTTAAATGTACCCATAAACAGCTCTGATGGAGCTCAAATGCAGCAACAGATCTTGCCATTGGACTGCTCTGTATCAAGAACAGGTGGAAACTCCTGTAATCAACAGCCATTGGACCTCTCCAACTCTGTGGGTAAGCGAGACAGCAGTGACTCCTTAGCAGAGTCCATTCTGGACTTAAGTATTAGTGGAAAGAGTTTAGACTGTGACTCTGCTGGAGTCTACCTCACTCAGCCTGCTTTGAGGAAGAATAAACCTAACTCTATTATGCTTCAGAAGGTGCTTATGAATGAGTATGGTGGGGTAGACAATCCTTCAGTTGAAGATTCAGATGCTGCAGGTGTCGTCAGTGCTCCTGACCTAACAAACCTTGCAGTTATGCCAGTGTCTGATGCAAGTCCACCAAACCCTGAAAGGCTTTTGTTTGAGTTGTCTCTTCCTCCTGCCTCAATCCATTCAACCCCTCCATTGCTCACTCCTGTCACTATCCATCCAGCTGCCTCAGTCCCTCCAAGTCACGGTTCACCTTCTTCATCTCCAACTTTTGTATCCTTTCTATCAACTCCCACAGTGGAACCCAATCAGGACATTCAAACTCTCCATTCAACTTTCCTGGTATCTGACACTGTACCACCCGCAGGGTCTATAGAAGACTGCGCTGATAATCCTGTACATCTTTCACAGGGTGATTTGAAAATGACAATCCCTGACTGGGTGTCCTCTGCTCCTGGAGGTCTGGAGAGCCTTATACCTGCAGCCCCTTCACTGACTTTACAAGGCCCTCATTGGGTCGCTGATCCTGCCATATGTGAACTAGCTCAAAGAACTTTGGTTGTAGACTCTGTATTAGCTTCTGATACACAGATATTTTCTCCATCTCTGCCTATTAACCAGTCCAACATCACATCCTTGACTTTTCCTCCAAACACTGTTGTTATTGAGTATACAGTTGCACTGCAATCTACAGAAAATATTCTCCCAGCTCCCCAAGCTAATCCTGTTCAATGCCTCTCAGATAAATTTCCTGTTGATGCATTACAGCAAGAACCTTATGTCCCATCTGAGCCACAACCTCTCAGTCAAGACACCACCCTACTTTATGAGCAATCCACACAGTCGGCACCTATAGAGCAGTCATCAAGCTCTACAGATGGTACACCGACCCTCACGGCCTCCACTAGTGTTATTAAAGCAGAGAACAAAGACGAGGATCAGGACAATGTCCAGTCCTCTGATTGTTCTAAGCAGGAAAACACAATTGAAGATGAGTTAACTCCCTTGCATCCTTTTTGCAAGAACTTTATGTGCAATGTTTGTGAAGAGCCCTTCCAGTCCATGAAGATTCTCAGTCAACATGTAGGTGAACACTCTAAGGAGTGGCCctataaatgtgaattttgtgtACAGTTGTTTAAGAGCGACACAGGTTTGCTGGAGCACCGTTCCAGTTATCATGGAATTGGTAAAATTTATGTTTGTAAAACATGTTCTAAGGAATTTGCTTTCCTCTGCAACTTGGAACAGCATCAGCGAGATCTCCATCCCGGTCAAGAGTGCTCACACACCGAAGTAGTACATGGCAAGTTAAGACCTGAAAACCATAACAGTCCCAAAACTGACATGACTGATCCAGGCCTTCCAATCGAAGAAATCAAGCAAGAATCTGACAACACAACCACTAAAGCAGAGGAGGATGCCTTGGACAACTCTTCTGAAGAGCTGTTTACAACAATAAAAATCATGGCATCTGGAGGGGTCAAACCAAAAGGCCCAGATGTACGTCTAGGCATTAACCAACACTACCCAAGTTTCAAACCGCCTCCTTTTCCATACCATAATCGAACACCAACTGGGACGACAGCAGCATCAGCCACTAACTTTACCACCCACAATATCCCTCAGACCTTCAGCACAGCCATTCGTTGCACCAAGTGTGGTAAGAGCTTTGACAACATGCCCGAACTGCACAAGCACATCTTAGCCTGTGCTAATGCTAGTGACAAAAAGCGCTACACTCCTAAAAAGAACCCTATACCACTTAAGCAGTTTGCAAAAGCACAAAATGGGGTGTTATCACCTGCAAGGATTGTTAATAGTAGGCAGAATCTCTCTCAAAAGGTCGGACAACCGAAAAAACTGAACTTTCACGAATCGCCAGTTAAGATAAAAATGAGTGTCCTGAATAAGAAGAAATCTCAGCTGGTGCAAAGGGGTAGACCTGTTGGGGGGAGAAGGGCCTTTGCTCAGGATGACCTAGACATTTTTGCATGTCCTCACTGTAGCAGGGAGTTCACATACAACGCTAGCTTAAAGAAACATGTAGCTTTTAGCTGCCCCATGAGGCCGACCAGTAGAAACTCCAAGAAAAGAACACTCAGTGTCGTCTCAGCCCAGGAGAACAACGGGAGCCTTCGGAGACAAATTGCAAATATGAGTGCAAAGCCACAAGGGTCAAGCCATGGgccaaaaacaataacaaagagtCAGATCATCAAGCAAAATGCAGCAGTTGATGCCACTCAGGATTTTAGGCTTAAAAGATCTTCCATTCTGTCAACATCTGTGGTTCAatctaataaaaaaagcaaGCCTATTTTAAATAGCAGCTTTTTGCCGCAGATGGATTCAAAGCAGATAGTCCTCTCCTCAGTTGCTCAGGTTAACTCTCAGGAGCCAGGTGTTCGGGTACATGTTTTGGGTAGAAAAATGGAGCAGAGAGTGGGCGACGTCAAGCTACAGCCCAGAAGAGATGACCGTTTGTCTCTGAGGTTGAGAGAGAGAGTAGGAGGACCTATTACTCGAAGTGTACAGCAGGCCAGCACCACAACAACAGTCCTTAAACAGCCAGACAGTCACAACATCATCATGCATCCTGTCATTCTTCAAGTCAAGAAATGA
- the rimkla gene encoding beta-citrylglutamate synthase B, with amino-acid sequence MCSRVWFITDRRISQEYPQVQILRALKERCAEDDVEFRYLLMDEIVLTITDGQLGLRVGQENVTSYPQVAVVRVPTPWVQSDSDITVLRHLEKLGCRLVNRPQAILNCVNKFWTFQELAGHGVPLPDTYSYGGHDNFRKMIDEAEPLGYPVVVKNARGHRGKAVFLARDKHHLSDLCHLIRHDAPYLFQEYVKESHGRDVRVVLVGGRVIGSMLRCSTDGRMQSNCSLGGVGMMCPLSEQGKQLAVQVCNILGMDVCGIDLLQLNDGSFVVCEANANVGFIAFDQACGMDVAGIVADYALSLLPSRLSRKMSLLSVVSSTSETSSEPEGCIPTEVMIPTEVCIPNGICPPGTTCAIPDGMSTMSTSSTSSESEGDLNETGSNPVNADPAYNINSLLASEMKLLTE; translated from the exons ATGTGTTCCCGGGTGTGGTTTATCACAGACCGGCGGATCAGCCAGGAATACCCGCAGGTCCAGATCCTGCGAGCTCTGAAGGAGCGCTGCGCCGAGGACGATGTTGAATTCCGCTATCTTCTAATGGATGAGATCGTCCTGACCATCACGGACGGACAGCTCG gtCTGCGGGTTGGGCAGGAAAACGTTACCTCATACCCGCAAGTTGCCGTGGTGCGCGTTCCGACCCCATGGGTCCAGTCGGACAGTGACATCACCGTACTGCGTCACCTGGAGAAGTTGGGCTGTCGTCTGGTCAACCGCCCTCAGGCCATCCTCAACTGTGTCAATAAGTTCTGGACCTTCCAGGAGCTCGCTGGGCATGGAGTGCCTCTGCCTGACACGTACTCCTACG GAGGACACGACAACTTCCGCAAGATGATCGATGAAGCTGAGCCTCTGGGTTACCCTGTGGTGGTGAAGAATGCTCGTGGACACAGAG GTAAAGCTGTGTTCCTGGCCCGGGATAAGCACCACCTCTCAGACCTATGTCATCTGATTCGCCATGACGCCCCATATCTGTTTCAGGAGTATGTGAAGGAGAGCCATGGGCGGGATGTGCGGGTAGTTCTGGTTGGAGGGAGAGTAATCGGGTCCATGCTGCGCTGCTCTACCGACGGGCGCATGCAAAGCAACTGTTCACTAG GTGGGGTGGGAATGATGTGCCCCCTTAGTGAGCAGGGCAAGCAGCTAGCCGTGCAGGTGTGCAATATTTTGGGGATGGACGTCTGCGGGATCGACCTGCTGCAGCTAAACGATGGTTCCTTTGTAGTGTGCGAGGCCAATGCTAACGTAGGCTTCATCGCATTCGACCAGGCGTGCGGGATGGACGTGGCGGGGATCGTGGCCGACTACGCCCTCTCTCTCCTGCCGAGTCGCCTCAGCAGGAAGATGTCGCTGCTCTCTGTGGTGTCCAGCACCAGCGAAACTAGCAGCGAGCCTGAGGGGTGTATCCCCACAGAGGTGATGATCCCCACAGAGGTCTGTATTCCCAACGGGATCTGCCCACCCGGCACTACCTGTGCCATCCCTGACGGCATGTCCACCATGAGCACAAGCTCCACCTCCAGCGAGAGTGAGGGGGATCTAAACGAAACAGGCTCTAATCCTGTCAATGCAGATCCCGCTTACAATATCAACTCCCTCCTCGCGAGTGAGATGAAACTGTTGACTGAGTGA